A stretch of Gasterosteus aculeatus chromosome 4, fGasAcu3.hap1.1, whole genome shotgun sequence DNA encodes these proteins:
- the coa6 gene encoding cytochrome c oxidase assembly factor 6 homolog, with the protein MSAPNSTERKACWDARDRLWKCLDDNGDKVASCHKFQSEFEADCPSQWVKYFTKRRDFLKYKDRMQAEGFKPAEETQQPSS; encoded by the exons ATGTCCGCTCCGAACTCGACGGAAAGGAAGGCCTGCTGGGACGCGAGGGACCGTCTGTGGAAATGTCTGGATGACAATGGTGACAAAGTTGCCTCCTGCCACAAGTTCCAGAGCGAGTTTGAGGCGGATTGTCCCTCGCAGTGG GTGAAGTATTTCACCAAGAGGAGAGACTTCCTAAAGTACAAAGACAGGATGCAGGCAGAAGGATTCAAACCTGCTGAAGAGACACAGCAACCTTCCTCCTAA